A window of bacterium contains these coding sequences:
- a CDS encoding protein kinase: MDDFLADETLDLLEARLEGKRGVFEKIFAVGETIAGRYKVERVVGRGNIGRVYQVLDTGTGKHFAIKTVYPRFSGHPDVGPRLEALARRLSGVRHENVVSVLEYGRDHDLLFLKLPWMKARTLESALEATIPAARTRGIPVKQARQALEHAAKALSAAGFDLPHLDLVPKNMFVSPQGLAVADLGLMHAVLPAIEPDDISVMDFREYLAPEISDARAVSAASDTYTMGKVLYRLVTLRHPGRHVTDVPIVGEYPPAVADLIKFATDDAPGARYAHAGALAEAFDDVLHGGPAPSP; encoded by the coding sequence GTGGACGATTTTCTCGCCGACGAAACTCTTGACCTTCTCGAGGCCCGCCTCGAGGGCAAGCGCGGCGTCTTCGAAAAGATCTTCGCCGTGGGCGAAACGATCGCCGGCCGCTACAAGGTCGAGCGCGTCGTCGGCCGCGGCAACATCGGCCGCGTCTACCAGGTGCTCGACACCGGCACCGGCAAGCACTTCGCGATCAAGACCGTCTATCCGCGTTTCTCCGGTCATCCGGATGTCGGCCCGCGCCTGGAGGCGCTCGCCCGGCGGCTCTCCGGCGTTCGCCACGAGAATGTCGTCTCCGTTCTGGAGTACGGGCGCGATCACGACCTGTTATTCCTGAAGCTCCCGTGGATGAAGGCGCGCACCCTCGAGTCCGCGCTCGAGGCCACGATTCCCGCCGCGCGCACACGCGGCATTCCCGTCAAGCAGGCAAGGCAGGCGCTCGAGCACGCCGCGAAGGCGCTGTCCGCCGCGGGTTTCGATCTGCCGCATCTGGATCTCGTCCCGAAAAACATGTTCGTCAGCCCGCAAGGGCTCGCGGTCGCCGATCTCGGGCTCATGCACGCGGTGCTGCCGGCGATCGAACCGGACGACATCAGCGTCATGGATTTCCGCGAGTACCTCGCACCCGAAATCTCCGACGCGCGCGCCGTCAGCGCCGCGAGCGATACCTACACGATGGGCAAGGTGCTCTATCGCCTGGTCACGCTTCGCCACCCCGGCCGCCACGTGACGGATGTGCCGATCGTCGGCGAATATCCGCCCGCGGTCGCCGACCTCATCAAGTTCGCCACGGACGACGCGCCGGGCGCGCGTTACGCGCACGCGGGCGCGCTCGCCGAGGCGTTCGACGATGTCCTGCACGGCGGTCCCGCGCCGAGCCCC
- the ahcY gene encoding adenosylhomocysteinase, which yields MADYDVKDINQADLGRDRTEWAAQSMPVLAGIRERFATEKPLAGLTVAACLHVTTETANLAITLAAGGADVALCASNPLSTQDDAAAYLARDHGIKVFAIKGEDSKTYYRHLNQALDLKPRVTMDDGADLVNVLHTERKELMANVTAGTEETTTGVIRLRAMAADGVLGFPIVAVNDARTKHMFDNRYGTGQSTIDGMIRATNRLIAGSTFVVSGYGWCGRGVAERARGLGASVIVCEVDPLRALEAKMDGFRLMPIAEAAPLGDFFCTLTGDIHVIALEHFEAMKDGAIVANSGHFNVELDLDRLAEAAVARRIVRPFVEEFELAGGKRIYVLAEGRLVNLSAAEGHPSAVMDMSFANQALTLEWLAGEKPSLEKKVYPVPRDIDEKVARLKLAAMNVHIDTLTAEQHDYLNRYDMGT from the coding sequence ATGGCTGATTACGATGTGAAGGACATCAACCAGGCCGATCTCGGCCGCGACCGCACCGAATGGGCCGCGCAGTCCATGCCGGTGCTGGCCGGCATCCGCGAGCGGTTCGCGACCGAAAAGCCGCTGGCGGGGCTGACCGTCGCCGCGTGCCTGCACGTGACGACGGAGACGGCGAATCTCGCCATCACACTCGCCGCCGGCGGCGCCGACGTGGCGCTTTGCGCGTCCAACCCGCTCTCCACGCAGGACGACGCGGCGGCCTACCTCGCGCGCGATCACGGCATCAAGGTGTTCGCGATCAAGGGCGAGGATTCCAAAACCTATTATCGCCACCTGAATCAGGCGCTCGACCTCAAGCCGCGGGTGACGATGGACGACGGCGCGGACCTGGTGAACGTGCTGCACACCGAACGCAAGGAGCTGATGGCGAACGTCACCGCCGGCACGGAGGAAACGACGACGGGCGTCATCCGCCTGCGCGCCATGGCCGCCGACGGCGTGCTCGGTTTTCCAATCGTCGCGGTCAACGACGCGCGCACCAAGCACATGTTCGACAACCGCTACGGCACCGGTCAGAGCACCATCGACGGCATGATCCGCGCGACCAACCGCCTGATCGCCGGATCCACGTTCGTCGTCTCCGGCTACGGCTGGTGCGGGCGCGGCGTCGCCGAACGCGCGCGCGGCCTTGGCGCGAGCGTCATCGTGTGCGAGGTCGATCCGCTGCGCGCGCTCGAGGCGAAGATGGACGGCTTCCGCCTGATGCCGATCGCCGAAGCCGCGCCGCTCGGCGATTTCTTCTGCACGCTCACCGGCGACATTCACGTCATCGCGCTTGAGCACTTCGAGGCCATGAAGGACGGCGCGATCGTGGCGAACTCCGGCCACTTCAACGTGGAACTCGATCTCGACCGCCTCGCCGAAGCCGCCGTCGCAAGGCGCATCGTGCGGCCGTTCGTCGAGGAGTTCGAGCTCGCCGGCGGGAAACGCATCTACGTGCTGGCCGAAGGACGCCTCGTGAATCTGTCCGCGGCGGAAGGCCATCCCAGCGCGGTGATGGACATGAGCTTCGCGAACCAGGCGCTCACCCTCGAGTGGCTCGCCGGCGAAAAGCCGTCGCTCGAAAAGAAGGTCTATCCGGTACCCCGGGACATCGACGAGAAGGTCGCGCGGCTCAAACTCGCGGCGATGAACGTCCATATCGACACGCTCACCGCCGAGCAGCACGACTATTTGAACCGCTACGACATGGGAACCTGA
- the metK gene encoding methionine adenosyltransferase: MSGKSFLFTSESVTEGHPDKMADQVSDSVLDEILTHDPSGRVACETLVNTGLVVLAGEVTTTHVCDFQKIARDTIREIGYVDSSMGFDADTCAVLTALDKQSPDIAQGVDQGRGLHMEQGAGDQGLMFGYACDETPEYMPAPIHYAHALSRGLATARKDGRVPFLRPDGKSQVTIFYENGVPKYIHTVVIATQHAPEATHEQVVESVMEEVIKRELPAELITRDTIFHINATGRFVVGGPMGDCGLTGRKIIVDTYGGMGRHGGGAFSGKDPSKVDRSAAYLARYIAKNIVASGLATRCEIQLAYVIGVASPVSILVNTFGTGQIEDREISNLVFATFPLKPAEIIRDLDLLKPRFRATAAYGHFGRSEESFTWERTDKIDALRDAANLTADLTTDLTQSA; encoded by the coding sequence ATGTCCGGAAAATCATTCCTGTTTACGTCCGAGTCCGTCACCGAGGGCCATCCCGACAAGATGGCCGACCAGGTTTCCGATTCCGTGCTCGACGAAATCCTCACGCACGATCCTTCCGGGCGCGTCGCCTGCGAAACGCTCGTCAACACCGGCCTTGTGGTTCTGGCCGGCGAAGTCACCACGACGCACGTCTGCGATTTCCAGAAGATCGCGCGCGATACCATCCGCGAGATCGGCTACGTCGATTCCTCGATGGGCTTTGACGCCGATACCTGCGCGGTGCTGACCGCGCTCGACAAGCAAAGCCCCGACATCGCGCAGGGCGTGGACCAGGGGCGCGGCCTGCACATGGAACAGGGCGCGGGCGATCAGGGCCTGATGTTCGGATACGCCTGCGACGAGACGCCGGAATACATGCCCGCGCCGATCCACTACGCGCACGCGCTTAGCCGGGGCCTGGCGACCGCGCGCAAGGACGGCCGCGTGCCGTTTCTTCGGCCCGACGGCAAAAGCCAGGTGACGATCTTCTACGAGAACGGCGTGCCGAAATACATCCACACCGTCGTCATCGCGACGCAGCACGCGCCGGAGGCGACGCACGAGCAGGTCGTCGAGAGCGTGATGGAAGAGGTCATCAAGAGAGAGCTGCCCGCGGAGCTTATCACCCGGGACACGATCTTCCACATCAACGCGACCGGGCGTTTCGTGGTCGGCGGGCCGATGGGCGACTGCGGCCTCACCGGGCGCAAGATCATCGTGGACACTTACGGCGGCATGGGGCGGCACGGCGGCGGCGCGTTTTCGGGCAAGGATCCCTCGAAGGTCGATCGATCCGCGGCGTATCTGGCGCGTTACATCGCCAAGAATATCGTCGCCTCCGGCCTCGCGACCCGGTGCGAGATCCAGCTCGCCTACGTCATCGGCGTCGCGTCGCCGGTGTCGATCCTCGTCAACACCTTCGGCACGGGACAGATCGAGGACCGGGAAATTTCGAATCTCGTCTTCGCCACGTTTCCGCTCAAGCCCGCGGAGATCATCCGCGATCTCGATCTGCTGAAGCCCCGCTTCCGGGCGACCGCCGCGTACGGTCACTTCGGCCGGTCGGAGGAATCGTTCACGTGGGAGCGCACGGACAAGATCGACGCGCTTCGCGACGCAGCAAACCTGACAGCGGACCTGACGACGGATCTGACGCAGTCCGCGTGA
- a CDS encoding type II toxin-antitoxin system CcdA family antitoxin, producing the protein MRDRKKVTVSMPKDLLDQARRMPAEKGMSVSAMLADYLKTMVRDDHEYRRAAARIRKRLERGFDLGTGDRVTWTRDELHRR; encoded by the coding sequence ATGCGCGATCGTAAAAAAGTCACCGTTTCGATGCCCAAGGACTTGCTCGATCAGGCGCGGCGGATGCCCGCCGAAAAGGGGATGTCCGTTTCCGCGATGCTCGCCGATTATCTCAAGACGATGGTCCGGGACGATCACGAATACCGCAGGGCCGCTGCCCGTATCCGAAAACGGCTCGAAAGGGGATTTGATCTTGGCACCGGCGATCGGGTGACCTGGACGCGGGACGAACTTCACCGGCGCTAA